One Luteibacter aegosomaticola genomic window carries:
- a CDS encoding MotA/TolQ/ExbB proton channel family protein: MKRCLSVRLDGLFVTLALALSPISPACAQGFDGVGQLREGGVALVVLLAMSVIALWVAIERLRNVRKTFVVPEGLARRADALWQDGKIDQAQTLVANHPSTLSRMLHYMLAYRALDLVTITKGVEDIASIELREHLRRIYPLAIIATVAPIVGLLGTVAGMIEAFHALALNGPIDPALLASGISKALVNTAAGLCVALPALSFYHGFKYRITAFGIELERQAGALLRTHFVPTPAGVTP, from the coding sequence ATGAAACGTTGCCTCTCGGTTCGGCTTGATGGTTTGTTCGTCACCCTCGCGCTTGCGTTGTCTCCGATATCACCCGCATGCGCGCAAGGATTCGATGGCGTCGGTCAGTTGAGAGAGGGGGGCGTAGCCCTCGTGGTCCTGCTTGCGATGTCGGTGATCGCGCTATGGGTAGCGATCGAACGGCTTCGCAATGTCCGTAAGACGTTCGTGGTCCCAGAAGGCCTGGCACGCAGGGCGGACGCCCTTTGGCAGGACGGCAAGATCGACCAGGCCCAGACGTTGGTCGCCAACCACCCGAGCACGCTTTCGCGCATGCTGCATTACATGCTGGCGTATCGCGCGCTCGACCTGGTGACCATCACCAAAGGCGTGGAAGACATCGCCTCCATCGAGCTTCGCGAACATTTACGCCGTATCTACCCGTTGGCAATCATCGCGACGGTTGCGCCGATCGTAGGCTTGCTGGGCACCGTTGCAGGCATGATCGAAGCCTTCCATGCGCTTGCCTTGAACGGTCCCATTGATCCGGCGTTGCTGGCAAGCGGGATCTCCAAAGCGCTGGTCAACACGGCCGCCGGCCTTTGCGTCGCACTTCCAGCGCTGTCCTTCTACCACGGCTTCAAATACCGGATCACTGCGTTTGGCATCGAGCTGGAACGGCAGGCAGGTGCGCTCTTGCGCACCCACTTCGTGCCTACGCCGGCCGGCGTCACCCCGTGA
- the lgt gene encoding prolipoprotein diacylglyceryl transferase produces MVDPFVVKFEPVAFHLGPVQVHWYGLMYLGGFLGGWALGEYRRRQGRLPVNSDRFSDLMFYAMMGVVLGGRVGYMLFYTAINWIWTDPLAIFRVWDGGMSFHGGLLGVLVAGLWWSRRNGVKFFDTMDFVAPLVPVGLGLGRLGNFINGELWGKPTDLPIGMIFPHAPDALPRHPNPLYEFALEGVVMFVVLWVFSMKPRPRYAVSGLFALMYGVFRFTIEFVRVPDVQLGYLAFGWVTMGQILSLPLIALGILWLIMSRRAPYAPVAAPTATAS; encoded by the coding sequence ATGGTCGATCCGTTCGTCGTCAAGTTCGAGCCCGTAGCCTTCCACCTCGGTCCGGTCCAGGTCCACTGGTACGGCCTGATGTACCTCGGTGGCTTCCTCGGGGGCTGGGCGCTGGGTGAATACCGGCGCCGCCAGGGCCGCCTGCCGGTCAATTCGGATCGCTTCAGCGACCTCATGTTCTACGCCATGATGGGCGTGGTCCTGGGTGGCCGCGTCGGTTACATGCTGTTCTACACGGCGATCAACTGGATCTGGACCGACCCGCTGGCCATCTTCCGTGTGTGGGACGGCGGCATGTCCTTCCACGGCGGCTTGCTCGGCGTGCTGGTGGCCGGCCTGTGGTGGTCGCGGCGTAACGGCGTAAAATTTTTCGACACCATGGACTTCGTGGCGCCGCTGGTGCCCGTGGGCCTGGGCCTTGGTCGCCTCGGCAACTTCATCAATGGTGAGCTGTGGGGTAAACCGACGGACCTACCGATCGGCATGATCTTCCCGCATGCACCCGATGCGCTGCCGCGCCATCCGAACCCGCTGTACGAGTTCGCGCTCGAAGGCGTCGTGATGTTCGTGGTGCTCTGGGTGTTCTCGATGAAGCCGCGCCCGCGCTACGCCGTTTCCGGCCTGTTCGCGCTGATGTACGGCGTGTTCCGCTTCACCATCGAATTCGTCCGCGTGCCCGATGTGCAGCTCGGCTACCTCGCCTTCGGCTGGGTCACCATGGGCCAGATCCTCTCGCTGCCGCTGATCGCCCTGGGCATCCTCTGGCTGATCATGTCGCGCCGCGCCCCGTACGCGCCGGTCGCAGCACCCACCGCTACTGCCTCCTGA
- a CDS encoding ExbD/TolR family protein codes for MKIDLGDDQEPEIGLVALIDCIFFLLMFFMVATTFKQNEDKQRNRSIPVDLPKAAATFRAEEAPSTGVLITVARDGAIYVDGVATTQGRLKDRLHDLAAHDAHAVIRIDGDRRAQFQDVVSVMDMCAFEGLTNLAVHVRN; via the coding sequence GTGAAGATCGACCTGGGCGATGACCAGGAGCCGGAGATCGGACTGGTGGCGTTGATCGACTGTATTTTCTTCCTGCTGATGTTCTTCATGGTGGCGACCACCTTCAAGCAGAACGAAGACAAGCAGCGCAATCGATCCATCCCGGTGGATCTTCCTAAAGCTGCAGCGACCTTTCGCGCCGAAGAGGCGCCTTCGACGGGTGTACTCATCACCGTGGCGCGCGACGGAGCCATCTACGTCGATGGCGTTGCGACCACACAGGGGCGGCTTAAGGATCGCCTTCACGATTTGGCGGCTCACGATGCGCACGCGGTCATCCGCATCGACGGGGACCGCCGCGCTCAGTTCCAGGACGTCGTAAGCGTCATGGACATGTGTGCGTTCGAAGGGCTCACCAACCTCGCGGTCCACGTCCGGAACTGA
- a CDS encoding TonB-dependent receptor plug domain-containing protein produces MVVSCGQKRLVAARRAVLAVALLGCLAPVALLAQEAPQEPTPATQAGSPAEMLAPVNVTVTGSRIRGIDVETAQPVFTMDRAAIRATGLTSLGDIVARMPSAATPEVTPQDTLSSSNDAGGRYVNLRNLGAVRTLVLVNGRRWTTSLGGLTDLSTIPVAIVDRIEVLKDGASSIYGSDAIGGVVNIITTDRFEGASADVLYGVNGKGDGAQKNGNFTWGRSTERSSIILGASYEDGDTLDDDKRALTRTAYGPRHPLDGYNMGPYGGVVDPRDPGNRYVINHGATDTANLANYHPYDVNSTADKYNTQQDMSFRAGSKLRNLFATGRYNLTDDISLRGMANYGVRDTRSQAAGYPLQSATGRPDGLFIDPDNAYNPFPGYDTAFFRRTVEVPRMDWAKSKVFHADAGADGTFQWGDHTWNWDVTYAYSEDRASRTTSGNINLVNARKALGPTTTIDGQLACANAADRAAGCVPWNILAGPGGTPDAVWRYVTSTTTAHETTRTNDVTANLTGGIVDLPAGTLRVAGGLEHRREDGRYVPDPADSAGLTTQLASAPTNGGYVVNEAYLEFDIPLLTDQPFAQELAVNASSRYSHYSAFGGRTNNKYSFRWKPFDDLLLRGTYAQGFRAPTVADLYAGTAESFESFLDPCDSAYGAAASDAAVRGRCAAAGVPANYRQIDQSGAQITSNTGGQNPSAFTAGANPRLKPESSITRTAGLVYSPVYVDGLDVTLDYYKVDIRDVITPILAGDILNFCYVRNDPTYCGRFTRAANGSITSLDESLVNLGSLRTEGYDLGLHYRFPQTSVGEFALLSDSTYLKDYTQRSSASAEPRQLAGYMNGVQGLYRVRSNLSLDWSWERFGATWTVRYYSGLKDSCWSSTVECNKPDTLNVISGVDGVSQKGGVAFNDLQFRWATPWNGNVRVGVNNVFARKGPLYYNVSSAGGGSPPYNPAFDIDRYFYIGYQQRF; encoded by the coding sequence ATGGTCGTCAGTTGTGGGCAGAAGCGCCTCGTCGCGGCGCGGCGGGCGGTGCTTGCCGTGGCACTGCTCGGCTGCCTCGCGCCCGTTGCCCTGCTCGCGCAGGAGGCTCCCCAGGAACCCACGCCAGCCACGCAGGCCGGTTCGCCGGCCGAGATGCTCGCCCCGGTCAATGTGACCGTGACCGGCTCGCGCATCCGCGGTATCGACGTCGAAACCGCCCAGCCTGTCTTCACCATGGACCGCGCGGCCATCCGCGCCACGGGCCTCACCAGCCTGGGCGACATCGTGGCGCGCATGCCCTCGGCCGCGACACCCGAGGTCACCCCCCAAGACACCCTCTCCTCCAGCAATGACGCGGGTGGCCGTTACGTCAACCTGCGCAACCTGGGCGCCGTACGCACCCTGGTGCTGGTCAATGGCCGCCGCTGGACCACCAGCCTGGGTGGCCTTACCGATCTTTCCACCATTCCCGTGGCGATCGTCGACCGGATCGAGGTCCTGAAGGACGGCGCATCGTCGATTTACGGTTCCGATGCCATCGGCGGTGTGGTCAACATCATCACCACCGATCGCTTCGAAGGCGCGTCGGCCGATGTTTTGTACGGCGTGAATGGCAAGGGTGATGGTGCCCAGAAGAACGGCAACTTCACCTGGGGCCGCAGCACCGAGCGCTCATCCATCATCCTCGGCGCCAGCTACGAAGACGGCGATACGCTGGATGACGACAAGCGCGCCCTCACCCGCACCGCCTACGGCCCACGCCATCCGCTGGATGGCTACAACATGGGCCCCTATGGCGGTGTGGTGGACCCGCGTGATCCCGGCAACCGCTATGTCATCAACCACGGTGCCACGGATACCGCGAACCTCGCGAACTACCATCCGTACGACGTGAACAGCACGGCGGACAAGTACAACACCCAGCAGGACATGAGCTTCCGCGCAGGCAGCAAGCTGCGCAACCTGTTCGCGACGGGCCGCTACAACCTCACCGACGACATCAGCCTGCGCGGCATGGCGAACTATGGCGTGCGCGATACGCGCAGCCAGGCGGCGGGTTACCCGCTGCAGAGCGCCACGGGCCGCCCGGATGGCTTGTTCATCGACCCGGACAACGCCTACAACCCCTTCCCCGGCTACGACACCGCCTTTTTCCGCCGCACGGTGGAGGTGCCGCGCATGGACTGGGCGAAATCGAAGGTGTTCCACGCCGATGCCGGGGCCGATGGCACGTTCCAGTGGGGTGACCACACCTGGAACTGGGATGTCACCTACGCGTATTCCGAAGACCGGGCCAGCCGCACCACCAGCGGCAACATCAACCTGGTCAACGCGCGCAAGGCGCTGGGCCCGACCACCACCATTGATGGCCAGCTCGCCTGCGCCAACGCCGCGGATCGCGCGGCCGGCTGCGTGCCCTGGAATATCCTGGCGGGCCCGGGCGGCACGCCGGATGCCGTGTGGCGCTACGTCACGTCGACCACGACGGCTCACGAAACCACCCGGACGAACGACGTCACGGCCAACCTCACCGGCGGCATCGTCGACCTTCCGGCCGGCACCCTGCGCGTCGCCGGCGGCTTGGAACACCGCCGCGAAGATGGCCGCTACGTGCCGGATCCGGCGGATTCGGCGGGCCTCACCACGCAGCTTGCCAGCGCACCGACGAATGGCGGCTATGTGGTGAACGAGGCCTACCTCGAATTCGATATCCCGCTGCTTACCGACCAGCCCTTCGCGCAGGAGCTCGCGGTCAACGCCTCGTCGCGGTATTCGCATTACAGCGCGTTCGGTGGCCGTACCAATAACAAGTACAGCTTCCGCTGGAAGCCGTTCGACGACCTGCTACTGCGCGGCACGTATGCGCAGGGCTTCCGCGCACCTACCGTGGCCGATCTGTATGCCGGCACGGCGGAGAGCTTCGAAAGCTTCCTCGATCCCTGCGACAGCGCCTACGGCGCGGCGGCGTCGGATGCCGCGGTGCGTGGCCGCTGCGCTGCCGCGGGCGTGCCGGCGAACTACCGCCAGATCGACCAGTCCGGCGCGCAGATCACCTCGAACACCGGCGGCCAGAATCCGTCGGCATTTACGGCGGGCGCCAATCCGCGCCTCAAGCCCGAGTCGTCGATCACCCGCACCGCGGGCCTCGTGTATAGCCCGGTGTACGTCGATGGCCTCGACGTCACGCTCGACTACTACAAGGTCGACATCCGTGACGTGATCACCCCGATCCTCGCGGGCGACATCCTCAACTTCTGCTATGTGCGCAACGACCCGACCTATTGCGGCCGGTTCACCCGCGCGGCGAACGGCAGCATCACGTCGCTCGATGAAAGCCTGGTCAACCTGGGCTCGCTGCGTACAGAAGGCTACGACCTGGGCCTCCACTACCGTTTTCCGCAGACAAGTGTTGGCGAATTCGCGCTGCTCTCCGACAGCACCTACCTGAAGGATTACACCCAACGCAGCAGCGCGAGTGCCGAACCGCGCCAGCTCGCCGGTTACATGAATGGCGTGCAGGGGCTTTACCGCGTGCGCTCCAATCTTTCCCTCGACTGGAGCTGGGAGCGCTTCGGCGCCACGTGGACGGTGCGCTACTACTCCGGGCTGAAGGATTCGTGCTGGTCATCGACCGTGGAATGCAACAAGCCCGATACGCTTAACGTGATCAGCGGCGTCGACGGCGTGAGCCAGAAAGGCGGCGTGGCCTTCAACGACCTGCAGTTCCGCTGGGCCACACCGTGGAACGGCAACGTGCGCGTTGGCGTCAACAACGTGTTCGCGCGCAAGGGGCCGCTGTACTACAACGTCTCCAGCGCTGGCGGCGGCAGCCCGCCGTATAACCCGGCGTTTGATATCGACCGGTATTTTTATATCGGGTATCAGCAGCGGTTCTAG
- a CDS encoding thymidylate synthase — protein sequence MQPYLELLRHVLDHGAEKADRTGTGTRSVFGWQMRYDLAKGFPLVTTKKLHLRSIIHELIWFLQGDTNTAYLKDNGVSIWDEWADEKGDLGPVYGRQWRAWPTADGKVVDQIAWVVEEIKRNPDSRRLIVSAWNVGELPKMALMPCHTMFQFYVANGKLSCQLYQRSGDIFLGIPFNIASYALLTHMIAQVTGLEVGDFVHTLGDAHLYSNHIEQAQKQLAREPRALPKLVLNPEVKTIFDFRFEDVSIVDYDPHPAIKAPVAV from the coding sequence ATGCAGCCTTATCTCGAACTGCTCCGCCACGTCCTCGATCACGGTGCCGAAAAGGCCGACCGTACCGGTACCGGCACGCGCAGCGTGTTTGGCTGGCAGATGCGCTACGACCTGGCGAAGGGCTTCCCGCTCGTCACCACCAAAAAGCTGCACCTGCGCTCGATCATCCATGAGCTCATCTGGTTCCTGCAGGGCGATACGAACACCGCTTACCTGAAAGATAACGGCGTCAGCATCTGGGACGAATGGGCTGACGAGAAGGGCGACCTCGGCCCGGTCTACGGCCGCCAGTGGCGCGCATGGCCCACGGCCGATGGCAAGGTGGTCGACCAGATCGCCTGGGTGGTGGAAGAGATCAAGCGCAACCCGGATTCGCGCCGCCTCATCGTCTCCGCATGGAACGTGGGCGAGCTGCCGAAGATGGCGCTGATGCCGTGCCACACCATGTTCCAGTTTTACGTGGCCAACGGAAAGCTTTCGTGCCAGCTGTACCAGCGCTCGGGCGATATCTTCCTCGGCATCCCGTTCAACATCGCCAGCTACGCGCTGCTTACCCACATGATCGCCCAGGTCACCGGGCTGGAAGTGGGCGACTTCGTGCACACGCTGGGCGATGCGCACCTGTACTCGAACCACATCGAGCAGGCGCAGAAGCAGCTGGCGCGTGAACCGCGCGCGCTGCCGAAGCTGGTGCTGAATCCGGAAGTGAAGACCATCTTCGACTTCCGCTTCGAAGACGTATCGATCGTGGACTACGATCCGCACCCGGCGATCAAGGCGCCCGTCGCCGTCTGA
- a CDS encoding alpha/beta hydrolase family protein → MTIRLARPLLAALCLAACAAPAVADDLIPTADFARRAPLTDPALSPDGQYVSVAYHDPDGKTNGLAIYRVSDMSNPMTLIRMPPYEMPAEMIWASATRLVVARGKVDGSIGRVSLTGEIMAIDVNGKNPDYLFGYENVGKRSGTRATDRGWGFIEGTPPQTNGHFYMRATLWTSEDRSTLYDMDATTSTRKQLADIGIPGLRFMMASDGTPRFATGIDQDYKHVVLHRDANGAWSPVKTDHDHEWYEPVAQVADSKRMYATYSPGGKGGLFVEQDEDGGNARVIRRDEFSEVTPNGFWTPAPLRPFGTWSETGIPSVTYVNPQEPIAKLHMALAQKFPGEFVRFIDYNEDGSQLMFKVSSDRDPGRVMLISTKTYKVSSLFNTLPWVDPAKMAERRPVRFKASDGMELEAILTFPKGKPEKDLPMVLVPHGGPHGISDDWFYDTDAQFLANRGYLVLQVNYRGSGGRGEAFESAGYRHWGSRVQDDLADGVKWAISQGFADASRVCVFGASFGGYSALMAPIRDPGMFKCAVGYAGVYDLALMRDKGDIKSSKLGRSYLDEAIGNDPAELAQFSPAKRAGELNLPILLVHGEDDQRSPFAHFKAMTAALDAAHKPYETLVKSDERHGFVKPANVEEFYNKLAAFLDRNIGEGAKGKSAAP, encoded by the coding sequence ATGACCATTCGCCTTGCCCGGCCGTTGCTGGCCGCGCTTTGCCTTGCCGCATGCGCCGCACCGGCCGTTGCGGATGACCTGATCCCGACCGCCGACTTTGCCCGGCGCGCGCCGCTCACCGACCCGGCGCTGTCGCCCGACGGGCAGTACGTGTCCGTCGCGTATCACGATCCCGACGGCAAAACGAACGGCCTGGCGATCTACCGCGTCTCGGATATGTCCAACCCGATGACGCTGATCCGCATGCCGCCGTATGAAATGCCCGCCGAAATGATCTGGGCAAGCGCAACGCGCCTGGTCGTCGCGCGCGGCAAGGTGGATGGCTCGATCGGCCGGGTTTCGCTGACCGGCGAAATCATGGCCATCGACGTCAACGGCAAGAATCCGGATTACCTGTTCGGTTACGAGAACGTCGGCAAGCGCTCCGGTACGCGCGCCACCGACCGCGGCTGGGGCTTCATCGAAGGCACGCCGCCGCAGACCAACGGCCATTTCTATATGCGCGCCACGCTGTGGACCAGCGAAGATCGCAGCACGCTGTACGACATGGATGCCACCACCAGCACGCGCAAGCAGCTTGCGGATATCGGTATCCCGGGGCTGCGCTTCATGATGGCCTCCGACGGCACCCCGCGTTTCGCTACCGGCATCGACCAGGACTACAAGCACGTGGTGCTGCACCGCGATGCCAATGGCGCCTGGTCCCCGGTGAAGACCGACCACGATCATGAGTGGTACGAACCCGTCGCGCAGGTCGCGGATAGCAAGCGCATGTATGCGACCTACAGCCCGGGCGGCAAGGGCGGCCTCTTTGTCGAGCAGGACGAAGATGGCGGCAACGCACGGGTCATCCGCCGTGATGAGTTCAGCGAAGTCACCCCTAATGGTTTCTGGACGCCGGCCCCGCTGCGCCCGTTCGGCACCTGGTCGGAAACGGGCATCCCCTCGGTCACGTATGTGAACCCGCAGGAGCCGATCGCGAAGCTGCACATGGCGCTCGCCCAGAAGTTTCCTGGCGAATTCGTCCGCTTCATCGATTACAACGAAGACGGCAGCCAGTTGATGTTCAAGGTGTCGAGCGACCGCGATCCGGGCCGCGTGATGCTGATCAGCACCAAGACCTACAAGGTCTCGTCCCTGTTCAATACGTTGCCGTGGGTTGATCCGGCGAAGATGGCTGAGCGTCGGCCGGTCCGCTTCAAGGCCAGCGATGGCATGGAACTCGAGGCCATCCTTACCTTCCCGAAAGGCAAGCCGGAAAAGGACCTGCCCATGGTGCTGGTGCCGCATGGCGGCCCGCACGGCATCAGCGACGACTGGTTCTACGACACCGACGCACAGTTCCTCGCCAACCGCGGGTACCTGGTGCTGCAGGTCAACTACCGTGGTTCGGGTGGCCGTGGCGAAGCCTTCGAATCCGCCGGCTACCGTCATTGGGGCAGCCGCGTCCAGGATGACCTCGCCGATGGCGTGAAATGGGCGATCAGCCAGGGCTTCGCGGACGCGTCGCGCGTGTGCGTGTTCGGCGCCAGCTTCGGCGGCTATTCGGCACTGATGGCCCCTATCCGCGACCCGGGCATGTTCAAGTGCGCGGTGGGCTACGCGGGTGTCTACGACCTGGCGCTGATGCGTGATAAGGGCGACATCAAGAGCAGCAAACTCGGCCGGAGCTATCTGGACGAGGCGATCGGCAACGATCCGGCGGAACTGGCTCAGTTCTCCCCGGCCAAGCGGGCCGGCGAGCTGAACCTTCCGATCCTGCTGGTGCACGGTGAGGATGACCAGCGCTCGCCGTTTGCCCACTTCAAGGCCATGACGGCGGCACTCGACGCCGCGCACAAGCCTTACGAGACCCTGGTGAAGTCGGATGAACGCCACGGCTTCGTCAAACCGGCGAACGTCGAGGAGTTCTACAACAAGCTGGCCGCCTTCCTGGACCGTAACATCGGTGAAGGCGCCAAGGGCAAATCCGCGGCGCCCTGA